CCCAGCAGCAGGCACTCTTCGGATGGCCGGACACCGCAGGGGAGTCCGCCGTGCCCCAGCCGTTCCGTGACACCCCCCGGGCACGCAGGATGCTCGACGTGCGGGAGGTCTACGCCGAGCCGGCGGCGCTCGACTCGCCGCGCGGCCGGCAGATCATGGCCCGGTTGCCCGGGGTGCCCGTGACGGAGGTCCCCACCCACTGGCGCATCCCCTCCCTCCACGGCAACGACGGCAACATCGCCCGGTGGGTACGCGTCAAGACCGAGACGCTCGTCCTCGGAGTCAAACAGCACCTGGTCACACGCCCCAACGGAAGGTCGGCCGACTGGATCGCACCCGGCGCCTCCAACGGCTGCGCGATGGCCTGCGTCTACTGCTACGTCCCCCGGCGCAAGGGCTTCGCCAACCCCATCACGCTGTTCACCAACATCGAGGCGATCGTCGCCCACGTCCGGCGCCACGTACGGGCGCAGGGCCCCAAGACGGAACCCAACAGTTGCGATCCCCGCTCGTGGGTCTACGACATCGGCGAGAACGGCGACTGTTCCGTGGACGCCCTGATCTGCGACAACACCGCCGACCTCGTCGCCGCGTTCCGTACGCTGCCGACGGCGAAGGCCTCCTTCGCCACGAAGTTCGTCAACCCCGACCTGCTCGCGCTCGACCCCCGGGGCCGTACCCGGGTGCGCTTCTCCGTGATGCCGCACGACGACGCACGGCTGCTGGACATCCGTACCAGCCCGGTCGCCGAACGGATCGCCGCCGCCGCCGATTTCCTCGACGCGGGCTACGAGGTCCACTTCAACCTCTCGCCGGTCGTACTTCGCCCCGGCTGGCAACGGGACTGGGCCGAGCTGTTCACCCACCTCGACGACGTGCTGCCCGCCCGGGTGAAGGAGCAGGCGGCGGCCGAAATCATCATGCTGACCCACAACCGGGCGCTGCACGAGGTCAACCTCGGCTGGCACCCCCGCGCCGAGGACGTGCTCTGGCAGCCCGAGGCCCAGGAGACCAAGCGCTCGCAGAACGGCGCGCTCAACGTCCGCTACGAGCGGGAGATCAAGCGGCGGTCCCTGACCCGCGTCCAGGGCCTGCTGGGGGAGCACGCGCCCTGGATGCGGGTCAGGTACGCCTTCTGACGGCGTCGGGTCACCGGGCCCACCGCCGCCGTTCGGGGACTCCGGACGGTGATGACGGTCTTCCCGCGCAGCGCGCCCCGGTCGGCCTCGGCGTGGACGGCGGGGAGGCCGACCGGGGGGACGGCGGCCCGCGACGTCGTTGCGGACCCCGCCCGCGGCCACGTCGTCCAGGAGCCGGGCCGGCCGGCCGGCGTCGCCGCGACCTGGCCCGCTGCCGGAACGGCGCCCCGGCCCCGCGGCCGGGGCGCCCCCGTGTGAGTGGCTGCCGGTGGTGCCTGCCGGGCTCCCGTACGCCCGCCCGTTCTGATGGGGGCGTGACCCTCGACCGGCCGATGTACCGCGCCAAGCGCCGCCTCCTCGGTGCGCCCCTCACCACCGAGTCCATCGGCCGGAAGCTCGGCAACCGGACGGCGCTGGGCGTCCTCGCCTCCGACTGCGTCAGTTCTTCGGCGTACGGCTCCGAGGAGATGCTCCGGGTGCTGGTGCCCGTCGTCGGTGCCGCAGCCTTCACCCTGCTGATGCCGCTGACCGGCGCGATCCTGCTGGTGCTCTTTCTCCTGACGCTCTGTTACAGCGACGTGGTCACCCTCTACACCCGGGCCGGCGGCTCCTACGTGGTCGCCCGGGAGAACTTCGGACCGGACGTCGCGCAGGTCGCCGCCGTGGCGCTGCTGGTCGACTACATCGTCACCGTCGCCGTACAGGTCTCGGCCGGAACCAACGCGCTGATCTCGCTCGCCCACCTCGCCGGCGACGACTGGACGGGCCTGGACCACCTCCAACTTCCGGTCTCGGCGGGGGTGATCGTCCTGCTCGCATTCGGAAACCTGCGCGGAATCCGTGAGGCGGGCCGGATGTTCGCGCTGCCCGCCTACCTTTTCATGACCGCCGTCGGCCTCGTCCTGGTCGTGGCGGCCGTGCGTGGCCTGACCGGCGGACTGCCGCACGCCGACCTGAAGGCCGCCGGGGTCGTGCCCCTGGGCACTCCCGGCGACGGATGGCTCTACGGCGCCTCGCTCTTCATCGTGCTCCGCTCCTTCGCCAACGGCGGCTCGTCCCTCACCGGCCTGGAAGCGATCTCGAACGGCATCTCCGCCTTCCGCGAACCACAGGGCCGCAACGCCAGGCGCACCCTCGTCACCATGAGCTGCGTCCTCGCCGTCCTGGTCCTCGGCGTCTCCACCATGGCGCACTTCACCCACGCCGTCCCGTACACCGACGGAACACCGACGGTCATCGCACAGGAGGCGCATCTCGCCTTCGGCGACGGCGTGCCGGGGACAGCCGGGCTCGTCTTCGTCCAACTGGCGACCGCACTGGTCCTCTACACCGGAGCCAACACCCCGTTCACCGGGTTTCCCTTTTTGGCCAGCTTCGTGGCCCAGGACCGGTTCCTGCCGAGGGTGCTGACCCGGCGAGGGCACCGGCTCGCCTTCTCCAACGGCATCATCGCCCTCGCCGTGATCTCCCTGGCGCTGCTGCTCGCCACCGGCGCCAGCGTGGACCGACTGGTGGCCCTGTACGCGATCGGTGTGTTCACCGCCTTCACCATGGCGGGAGCCGGTCTCACCGCGTACCACCTGCGAAGGCGCGAGCCGCTGCGCCGGACGAAGATCACGGTCAACGCGCTGGCGGCGGCCATCTCCGCGGCCGTGGTGCTGATCTTCGCGGTCACCAAGTTCACCGAGGGGGCCTGGCTGGTCGTGGTGATCTTCCCGCTCGGAGTGTGGGTACTGATGCGGATCAACCGCGAGTACCGGCGCGAGGCCGCCGTACTGCAACGGCTGCCCACCGGAGCGGACCGGCCCCGGGTGCGGCGCCACCAGGTGTTCGTCCTCGTCGACTCACTGGACCTCGCCACGCTGAAGGCTCTGCGGTACGCCCACGAACTGCGGCCGGACGAGACCCGGGCGGTGCACTTCGCCATCGACGAGACCCGCGCACGGCACCTGTCCGACGTGTGGGAGTCGACGGCCGCGACCTCGGTGGCTCTGGAACTGGTGGCCTGCCCGGACCGCAGGCTGCGCCACGCGATGCGGGAACTGGCCGTGCGCACCACCCGGGACGGCGAGACCTCGCTGACGGTGCTCGTGCCCCGGCGGCTGTACGCCAACGCCCTCGGCAAGGTGCTCCACCGGGGCACCGGCGAGGCGATGGCGAAGGCGCTGGGCAACCTCCCGCACGTCGCGGTCACGATCCTGCCCTTCGACGTCTCGCGTGCCCTGCGGGAGCTGGAGTCGGGACGCACACCCCCGCCCGACTGAGGTCTCTTCGCGGAACCGCTCGCCGGGGGACGGACGCGCCTGTGGGACGGGCGCGTCCGTCCCCCGGGTGGAACACCGGGCCAGTCCTTTCCGCCGGAGGGGTCGGGTACGGCGGGAAGGACGGGGACATCAGGCCGCCGGCACGGTGTCCTCGAAGGCGGTGCCCGCCGCCCGGTAGGCGGCGATCTCCGCGGTGACCTGGGCCGGGGTCAGCACCTGGTCCTTGACGTGCAGCACCCAGTCGACCTTCTGGTCGTAGGCGCGCGGGGTGGTGCTGGTCTGGCCCGCGAGGTCGATCAGCCACTGGTTGAAGTTGATGGACATGGGCCGCTCCGGCAGGTAGCGGGAGTCGTGGCGGCCGAACTCGACGCCGTCGATGTAGTAGACGATGGCGGTGTTGTCGATGGTGAGCACGAGGTCGTGCCAGCCCGCGTAGCTGGTCCGTGATTCCGAGTGCTGGTTGACCGCCTCCCACGGGTCGGGGCGGTAGGTCTCCCAGGACGTGGTGTAGAGGATGTTGGAGGGCTCGCCCCAGCCGCCGTTGGGCAGGTACTCGAAGTCGTACTCGGCGTAGTCGTCGGCCATCGGGGCCTTGAGGTCGTTGATGGTGAAGAAGGTGCTGACGAGGTGGTCCCCGTCCGGCCCGGACTTCGGGGCGTCGGCGAACCGGACCCGCGCCGCGTAGGTGCCGTTGCGGAACTTCGTCGCCTTGGTGAGGACTTCGCTCTGCTCGGTGCTCTCCGCCGTACCCGCGGTGGAGGTCTCCAGGTTCATGATCGAGTTGGTCCCCTCCTTGGCGAAGGTGACGTTCTCGGCCGGCCAGCTCGCGCCCGGCACCCCGGGACCGCCCGAGTTGGAACGCACGTTCCAGCCGTGGGCGCCGATCGCCGGGTCGCTGTACGAGGTGTAGTCGAAGTCGTCGAACAGCCGGGGCCCGCCCGTGGGCGGGTCGGTCGGGTCCGTCGGGTCGGTACCCGGGTCGTTGCCGGTGGGCGCCGTGCCCCACACCTGGGTGCCGCCGACGGTCGCCGTGACCTTGGACCAGTTGGCGTACGAGGTCTGCCCGGATCCGAAGGAGTAGTCGTCGGCCTGGTTCAGCGACTGCCAGTTGGAGCGGTAGAAGCGCAGTTGCATGTCTCCGGTGTCCGCGCCCGGTGCGAGCGAGCCGGCGCCGGCGGTGAAGCCGATCTCCAGGTACCGGTCGGCCGTCGCGGTGGGGTTGGCCAGGGTGCCGAAGGTCCCGGTGATGTTCGCGCACCCCTTGACCGCCCAGGAGCAGGCGTAGGTGTACGAGGCCCCGGAGTCCGCCTTGAAGTAGTAGCGGATCTTGACCTGGGCGAGGGAGACGGACGCGCTGCCGGTATTGACAGCCTTGAACCAGGGTTCCGCCTGGTCGGAGCCGGTGGAGCTCTGGCGGTACTGGATCGTCAACGGCTCGCCGGCCGCGGTGGCGGGAACGGCCGCCAGGGTGGCGCAGCCGAGGCCCGCCAGTGCGGTGGCGGCCAGTGCGACGCGGACGCGGGAGACGCCGCGGCGGGGGGTGCGTGCTCTTCTGCTCGTGCTGGTGCTCGTCACCTGGAATTCCTCTCGGGATGGTGGAGCGTGGAGGGACGGCTCGGCACGCCGAGGGTGTCGAGCCGGGTTCTGTGGTGGTCCAGCCGCGTCCGGAATCCGTCCCAGTCGCGGCCGCCGGACCAGGCGGTGTCGGCCAGGGCGCACAGCCGGGGGAAGACGAGGTACTCGGCGTGCGCTGCGGTGGGCACGTACTCGGTCCACAACTGAGCCTGGGTTCCGAGGACTTGTGCGGAGTCCGCCGCGTCCCAGTGGGCCGGCGCGGGGTCGGTGGCGTAGACGGTGGGCAGGTCCACGGAGAAGCCGGGCTGGCCCGGCGGCTCCTGCGGGTGCGTGGACTGCGGGTAGTCCAGGTAGGTGGAGCGGTGCGGCGCCATGATGACCGGGTGGCCGTTGCGCGCGGCCGCGAGCCCGTGCTCCTGGTCCCGCCAGGCCAGTACGGTGAACGACTCCGGCAGGTCGTCCCCGTGCTCGGTCCAGCCGAGCGGGCGCCTGCCGTGCTCGGTCAGGAACGCCCCGACCCGCTCCATCAGCCAGCCGCGGAGCGCCTCGGGGCCGGCCAGCCCTTCGTCCGCGACGCGCCGCAGCGCGGAGGGCGAGGTGCGCCACTCGCCGGTCGGGCACTCCTCGCCGCCGACATGGATGTACGGCGAGGGGAAGACCTCCATGACCTCGCCGAGTACGGTCCGGCAGAAGTCGAGGGCCTCGTCGTGGACGCCCAGGACGGTGTCGCACACGCCGTAGCGGTCCCAGACCTCCAGCCGCCTGTCCGGGAAGTTCCCGAGGTGCGGGTAGGCGGCGAGGGCGGCACGGACGTGACCGGGCATCTCGATCTCCGGGACGACGGTCACCCCCCGGTCGGCGGCGTACGCCACCAGGTCCGTCAGCTCCCGGCGGGTGTACGCGCCCCCGTGCGGCACCCCACCGACCTCGGTGAGCCGGGGACAGGCGCCGACCGGCATCCGCCAGCCCTGGTCGTCGGTGAGGTGCAGGTGCAGCACGTTCAGCTTGTGGAGGGCGAGCAGGTCCGTGAAGCGCCGCAGGAACGAGACGGGCTGGAAGTGACGGGCCACGTCGAGCATCGCCCCGCGCCAGGCGAACCGCGGCACGTCCGTCGTCTCCAGGCAGGGGACCGACCACGGCGTGCCGCGCACCGGGGCGGCCGAGAGGACGGCGGGCGGGAGAAGCTGGCGGAGGGTCTGGACGCCGTGCAGCAGCCCCTCCGGCCGGGCCGCCCGCAGCAGGACGGCGTCCTCGCTGACGGTCAGTCCGTAGCCCTGGTCGCCGAGCCCGGTGAGCCCGGGGTCGAGGGCGAGGACGACCCGGCCGTCGTCCGCGAGGGGCAGGGGCAGCCCGGTCGCCGGGGCGAGCAGGGTACGCAGCAGCAGGGCGGCGGGCTCGGTGCCCGGGGTGGCGCGGATCGCCGTCGCGGCGTCGAAGGTGAACCGGCCCCGTCGCAGATGGAGCCGTAAGGGGCCCGGTACGAGGCCGAGACCGGTGGGGGGCATGGACACGGTTTCTCCTATCCCTTGACCGCGCCACCGGTCATACCGGTGGCGACCCGTCGCTGGAGAACGAGGAAGAGGACGAGGACGGGCAGCGCGAAGAGGGTGGAGGCGGCCATGGTGGCGCCCCAGTCGGTGCCGAAGACGTTCGAGAACGAGGAGAGCCAGACGGGCAGGGTCCGGTCGTCCTGGTTCTTGATGATCAGCATGTTGGCGAAGGCGAACTCGTTCCAGGCGGTGATGAAGCCGAAGAGGGAGGTGGCGAGCAGCCCCGGCGCCAGCAGGGGGAAGGTGACCCGGCGGAAAGCGGCGGCCCGGGTACAGCCGTCCACCTGGGCCGCCT
The DNA window shown above is from Streptomyces sp. NBC_00247 and carries:
- a CDS encoding beta-N-acetylhexosaminidase, whose product is MPPTGLGLVPGPLRLHLRRGRFTFDAATAIRATPGTEPAALLLRTLLAPATGLPLPLADDGRVVLALDPGLTGLGDQGYGLTVSEDAVLLRAARPEGLLHGVQTLRQLLPPAVLSAAPVRGTPWSVPCLETTDVPRFAWRGAMLDVARHFQPVSFLRRFTDLLALHKLNVLHLHLTDDQGWRMPVGACPRLTEVGGVPHGGAYTRRELTDLVAYAADRGVTVVPEIEMPGHVRAALAAYPHLGNFPDRRLEVWDRYGVCDTVLGVHDEALDFCRTVLGEVMEVFPSPYIHVGGEECPTGEWRTSPSALRRVADEGLAGPEALRGWLMERVGAFLTEHGRRPLGWTEHGDDLPESFTVLAWRDQEHGLAAARNGHPVIMAPHRSTYLDYPQSTHPQEPPGQPGFSVDLPTVYATDPAPAHWDAADSAQVLGTQAQLWTEYVPTAAHAEYLVFPRLCALADTAWSGGRDWDGFRTRLDHHRTRLDTLGVPSRPSTLHHPERNSR
- a CDS encoding spore photoproduct lyase family protein yields the protein MDPRSGRPAREEPAPAEEPAPAEPQQQALFGWPDTAGESAVPQPFRDTPRARRMLDVREVYAEPAALDSPRGRQIMARLPGVPVTEVPTHWRIPSLHGNDGNIARWVRVKTETLVLGVKQHLVTRPNGRSADWIAPGASNGCAMACVYCYVPRRKGFANPITLFTNIEAIVAHVRRHVRAQGPKTEPNSCDPRSWVYDIGENGDCSVDALICDNTADLVAAFRTLPTAKASFATKFVNPDLLALDPRGRTRVRFSVMPHDDARLLDIRTSPVAERIAAAADFLDAGYEVHFNLSPVVLRPGWQRDWAELFTHLDDVLPARVKEQAAAEIIMLTHNRALHEVNLGWHPRAEDVLWQPEAQETKRSQNGALNVRYEREIKRRSLTRVQGLLGEHAPWMRVRYAF
- a CDS encoding APC family permease; amino-acid sequence: MYRAKRRLLGAPLTTESIGRKLGNRTALGVLASDCVSSSAYGSEEMLRVLVPVVGAAAFTLLMPLTGAILLVLFLLTLCYSDVVTLYTRAGGSYVVARENFGPDVAQVAAVALLVDYIVTVAVQVSAGTNALISLAHLAGDDWTGLDHLQLPVSAGVIVLLAFGNLRGIREAGRMFALPAYLFMTAVGLVLVVAAVRGLTGGLPHADLKAAGVVPLGTPGDGWLYGASLFIVLRSFANGGSSLTGLEAISNGISAFREPQGRNARRTLVTMSCVLAVLVLGVSTMAHFTHAVPYTDGTPTVIAQEAHLAFGDGVPGTAGLVFVQLATALVLYTGANTPFTGFPFLASFVAQDRFLPRVLTRRGHRLAFSNGIIALAVISLALLLATGASVDRLVALYAIGVFTAFTMAGAGLTAYHLRRREPLRRTKITVNALAAAISAAVVLIFAVTKFTEGAWLVVVIFPLGVWVLMRINREYRREAAVLQRLPTGADRPRVRRHQVFVLVDSLDLATLKALRYAHELRPDETRAVHFAIDETRARHLSDVWESTAATSVALELVACPDRRLRHAMRELAVRTTRDGETSLTVLVPRRLYANALGKVLHRGTGEAMAKALGNLPHVAVTILPFDVSRALRELESGRTPPPD
- a CDS encoding cellulose binding domain-containing protein, with protein sequence MTSTSTSRRARTPRRGVSRVRVALAATALAGLGCATLAAVPATAAGEPLTIQYRQSSTGSDQAEPWFKAVNTGSASVSLAQVKIRYYFKADSGASYTYACSWAVKGCANITGTFGTLANPTATADRYLEIGFTAGAGSLAPGADTGDMQLRFYRSNWQSLNQADDYSFGSGQTSYANWSKVTATVGGTQVWGTAPTGNDPGTDPTDPTDPPTGGPRLFDDFDYTSYSDPAIGAHGWNVRSNSGGPGVPGASWPAENVTFAKEGTNSIMNLETSTAGTAESTEQSEVLTKATKFRNGTYAARVRFADAPKSGPDGDHLVSTFFTINDLKAPMADDYAEYDFEYLPNGGWGEPSNILYTTSWETYRPDPWEAVNQHSESRTSYAGWHDLVLTIDNTAIVYYIDGVEFGRHDSRYLPERPMSINFNQWLIDLAGQTSTTPRAYDQKVDWVLHVKDQVLTPAQVTAEIAAYRAAGTAFEDTVPAA